The Drosophila biarmipes strain raj3 chromosome 2L, RU_DBia_V1.1, whole genome shotgun sequence genome has a window encoding:
- the LOC108033686 gene encoding uncharacterized protein LOC108033686 encodes MPNFNGAIIVHTLQLLNSPATLREIVVTIAKNTDLPQDELKGPVKQTLEMGHRLGFLQKLDGRYFLVKMTFDALINEMHALDKEEVLEKPKMVKTKKKLVQKSPLPTGLEKKTSKKAVKIPEPLVNPKPTEKGRVQDTVSSSNIAKQTSPMVTKPKRFK; translated from the exons ATGCCCAACTTTAATGGAGCTATTATAGTGCACACGCTTCAGTTGCTGAACTCGCCGGCTACACTGCGAGAAATCGTGGTGACCATAGCAAAGAACACAGACTTGCCGCAGGATGAGCTGAAAGGGCCGGTGAAACAAACCCTCGAGATGGGCCACCGTTTGGGATTTCTGCAGAAACTCGACG GTCGCTATTTTCTGGTTAAAATGACTTTCGACGCACTCATTAATGAGATGCATGCTCTGGACAAGGAGGAGGTCTTAGAGAAGCCAAAGATGgtcaaaaccaaaaagaagTTAGTGCAGAAAAGTCCCTTACCTACGGGCCTGGAGAAAAAGACCAGTAAGAAGGCGGTCAAGATCCCGGAACCGTTGGTAAATCCAAAACCAACTGAAAAAGGTCGAGTGCAGGACACTGTCAGTTCATCCAATATCGCAAAGCAAACGTCACCTATGGTGACAAAGCCAAAGCGCTTCAAGTAG